In Humulus lupulus chromosome 7, drHumLupu1.1, whole genome shotgun sequence, the following are encoded in one genomic region:
- the LOC133791539 gene encoding uncharacterized protein LOC133791539: MPPKGNGVSGPVTQSVPPADVSDQIDRMCRLLEASQQRFDEAIRTLTEAQARLEAEITELRRSANTARNTQVNNNLDSGRSEVPIDRINSPHQNMNPGNENSQGMPPSSGAEERRAPTSDTHGRTEAEPTGSAQPAAKIWPQRTAPQAAHDSPSEGRVPSIRFLDSWKEDMMREMMQKFSDGRSAYATEHLDLVSRTNEKSPFSEWIQNEPKPRDFIIPSLPAFNGKGDPLNHLFQFQQKMAIEANNEAIQCKVFSTTFSRPALLWFRQLNPGSLNSFSDLRRTFLQQYSANREAPRIMVDLYRIEQGENEHLKAYLQRFIDLVHQIHDVDPITATNLFVKSLQVGSLYMRISP, from the coding sequence ATGCCACCAAAAGGCAACGGAGTTTCGGGCCCAGTCACACAGAGCGTCCCTCCGGCAGACGTGAGCGATCAGATCGACAGGATGTGTCGCCTGTTGGAAGCGAGCCAGCAGCGATTCGATGAAGCGATCAGGACATTGACCGAAGCTCAGGCTAGGCTCGAAGCTGAAATAACTGAACTGCGCAGATCCGCTAACACCGCACGCAATACCCAAGTCAACAACAATCTCGATTCTGGCAGATCTGAAGTTCCAATCGACCGCATTAATTCCCCTCATCAAAACATGAACCCAGGTAACGAAAATTCCCAAGGCATGCCGCCATCCTCCGGGGCCGAAGAGCGACGAGCCCCAACCTCTGACACGCATGGGCGGACGGAAGCAGAACCCACCGGATCCGCTCAGCCAGCAGCCAAAATCTGGCCTCAACGCACCGCACCTCAAGCCGCGCATGATTCTCCCTCTGAAGGTCGTGTTCCCTCAATCCGGTTCTTAGACAGTTGGAAAGAAGACATGATGAGGGaaatgatgcagaagttctcAGATGGGCGATCAGCCTACGCCACCGAGCATTTGGATCTAGTATCAAGAACCAATGAGAAATCGCCTTTCTCGGAATGGATTCAGAATGAGCCAAAGCCTCGAGACTTCATCATCCCTTCCCTGCCTGCGTTCAATGGAAAAGGAGATCCGCTAAACCATCTATTCCAATTTCAACAGAAGATGGCAATAGAAGCTAATAACGAAGCCATACAGTGCAAAGTCTTTTCAACGACTTTCTCCAGGCCAGCTCTGTTATGGTTCCGACAATTAAATCCCGGGTCACTCAACAGTTTTAGTGATCTCCGACGGACCTTTTTACAGCAATACAGTGCGAACCGAGAGGCACCCAGAATAATGGTTGATCTCTATCGGATTGAACAGGGGGAGAATGAACATCTGAAAGCATACTTACAGCGTTTCATTGACCTCGTGCATCAAATCCATGACGTCGATCCAATCACCGCAACAAATCTCTTCGTCAAAAGCTTGCAGGTGGGATCTCTTTACATGAGAATCTCACCATGA